In Xanthomonas sp. SI, the following are encoded in one genomic region:
- a CDS encoding L-serine ammonia-lyase, which yields MAVSTFDLFKIGIGPSSSHTVGPMRAAERFVHRWLLDPGRLGEVVRIRAEVFGSLALTGRGHGTDKAVLLGLEGQRPNLIDPDIIPSTLERIRGSKRINLMGQHSIAFDEKRDLALNKRQKLPYHTNGMRFTAYAADDEVIATRDYYSVGGGFVVNQDDAADDRIVADETPLPYPFKSGDELLAQAARSGLSIAALMFENEKCWRSEDEIRDGLRELWNAMQACVARGIREEGTLPGGLHVSRRAPALYRELSSKPEAAMRDPLTTLDWVNLYALAVNEENAAGGRVVTAPTNGAAGIIPSVLHYFDRFCPGSDEQRIFDFLLTAAAIGILYKENASISGAEVGCQGEVGVACSMAAGGLVAALGGKPGQIENAAEIGMEHNLGLTCDPIGGLVQIPCIERNAMGAVKAINASRMAMRGDGKHKVSLDKVIRTMRDTGRDMQDKYKETSRGGLAVNVIEC from the coding sequence TGGTGCGGATCCGCGCCGAGGTGTTCGGCTCGCTGGCGCTGACCGGGCGCGGCCACGGCACCGACAAGGCGGTGCTGCTGGGCCTGGAAGGCCAGCGCCCGAACCTGATCGACCCGGACATCATTCCGAGCACGCTGGAGCGCATCCGCGGCAGCAAGCGCATCAACCTGATGGGCCAGCACAGCATCGCCTTCGACGAGAAGCGCGACCTGGCGCTGAACAAGCGCCAGAAGCTGCCGTACCACACCAACGGCATGCGCTTCACCGCCTATGCCGCCGACGACGAAGTGATCGCCACGCGCGACTACTACTCGGTCGGCGGCGGCTTCGTGGTCAACCAGGACGACGCCGCCGACGACCGCATCGTCGCCGACGAAACGCCGCTGCCGTACCCGTTCAAGAGCGGCGACGAATTGCTGGCGCAAGCCGCGCGCAGCGGCCTGAGCATCGCCGCGCTGATGTTCGAGAACGAGAAGTGCTGGCGCAGCGAGGACGAGATCCGCGACGGCCTGCGCGAACTGTGGAATGCGATGCAGGCCTGCGTGGCGCGCGGCATCCGCGAGGAAGGCACGCTGCCCGGCGGCCTGCACGTGTCGCGCCGCGCGCCGGCGCTGTACCGCGAGCTGTCGTCCAAGCCGGAAGCGGCGATGCGCGATCCGCTGACCACGCTGGACTGGGTCAACCTGTACGCGCTGGCGGTCAACGAAGAGAACGCCGCCGGCGGGCGCGTGGTCACCGCACCGACCAACGGCGCGGCGGGGATCATTCCGTCGGTGCTGCACTACTTCGACCGTTTCTGCCCGGGCAGCGACGAACAACGCATCTTCGATTTCCTGCTGACTGCCGCGGCGATCGGCATCCTGTACAAGGAAAACGCCTCCATCTCCGGCGCCGAAGTCGGTTGCCAGGGCGAAGTCGGCGTGGCCTGCTCGATGGCCGCCGGCGGCCTGGTCGCCGCGCTCGGCGGCAAGCCGGGGCAGATCGAGAACGCCGCAGAGATCGGCATGGAACACAACCTCGGCCTGACCTGCGACCCGATCGGCGGGCTGGTGCAGATCCCGTGCATCGAGCGCAATGCGATGGGCGCGGTGAAAGCGATCAACGCCAGCCGCATGGCCATGCGCGGCGACGGCAAGCACAAGGTATCGCTGGACAAGGTGATCCGGACCATGCGCGACACCGGCCGCGACATGCAGGACAAGTACAAGGAAACCAGCCGCGGCGGGCTCGCAGTGAACGTGATCGAGTGCTGA